A window of the Pelagicoccus enzymogenes genome harbors these coding sequences:
- a CDS encoding response regulator transcription factor, translating to MSQKRILVAEDDPHIRTGLVDTLESEGYKVTSAHDGKQASSLLSQETFDLALLDIMMPGKDGYALCQEVRAKSPQTAIVLLTAKSQEIDKVLGLKLGADDYITKPFGVQELLARLEAIFRRLAARIPADDKTSLPTQLTIGQAAANRSTYKLEYEGREAPLTERELKLLEQFYLHPGEVLNRNTLLDRVWGIEYYGTTRTLDQHIAQLRKKFAKLGADDPIETVHGVGYRSKR from the coding sequence ATGAGCCAAAAACGAATCTTAGTCGCAGAGGACGATCCGCATATCCGTACCGGACTCGTGGATACACTCGAGAGCGAAGGCTATAAAGTCACGAGCGCTCACGACGGCAAGCAAGCCAGCAGCCTCCTCTCACAAGAGACATTCGACCTCGCCCTGCTTGACATCATGATGCCCGGCAAAGACGGCTACGCCCTCTGCCAAGAAGTTCGCGCCAAGTCCCCGCAAACCGCCATCGTTCTGCTCACTGCCAAAAGCCAAGAGATCGACAAAGTGCTCGGACTCAAGCTCGGGGCCGACGACTACATCACCAAACCCTTTGGCGTACAGGAACTGCTCGCCCGCCTCGAAGCCATTTTTCGACGCCTCGCAGCGCGCATCCCCGCCGATGACAAGACCTCCCTTCCAACTCAGCTAACCATCGGCCAAGCCGCCGCAAACCGTTCGACCTATAAACTTGAATACGAAGGCCGCGAAGCGCCCCTCACCGAGCGAGAGCTCAAGCTGCTCGAGCAATTCTACCTCCACCCCGGCGAAGTCCTCAACCGTAACACCCTACTCGATCGCGTATGGGGAATTGAATACTACGGCACTACCCGCACCCTCGACCAACACATTGCCCAGCTGCGGAAAAAGTTCGCCAAACTCGGCGCCGACGATCCCATCGAAACCGTGCACGGAGTCGGCTACCGCTCCAAGCGCTAG
- a CDS encoding dihydrofolate reductase family protein — MLILIAAQSLDGFIARPDRAGTDFCSEADASFLRDTLKKFDSLIMGRKTFETLRERILNSDTKRYLRKIITRSPAAYAADTRPDLVEFTDQPPIETLSELAGRGRKKTALLGGGEIYTQYLEAGVVDELWITIEPLLFGGGTPLLGKANERPLKLLSHHRLSDETLLLKYKPL, encoded by the coding sequence ATGCTCATCCTCATAGCCGCCCAGTCCCTCGACGGTTTCATCGCTCGCCCTGATCGGGCTGGCACCGACTTCTGCAGCGAAGCGGATGCGAGCTTCCTGCGCGACACGCTCAAAAAATTCGATTCGCTCATCATGGGTCGCAAGACTTTCGAGACCCTTCGCGAACGCATCCTGAATTCGGATACTAAACGCTACCTTCGCAAAATCATAACGCGATCTCCCGCCGCCTACGCGGCCGACACCCGGCCGGACTTGGTCGAGTTCACCGACCAGCCCCCGATCGAAACGCTCTCAGAACTCGCTGGCCGCGGACGCAAAAAAACCGCCCTACTCGGCGGCGGCGAGATCTATACCCAATACCTGGAGGCCGGCGTGGTCGACGAGCTTTGGATCACCATCGAGCCCCTGCTTTTCGGAGGCGGTACCCCACTTCTCGGCAAAGCAAACGAGCGCCCTCTCAAGCTCCTCTCCCACCATCGGCTAAGCGACGAGACCCTGCTGCTTAAATACAAGCCCCTGTAG
- a CDS encoding ATP-dependent DNA helicase → MQIDARNRQATLSVGEFSAFTPYATPGFGGVSAAWRAQLGTEWHQRIQRESADAGEGMQDEVSLSGALAWRNWTLHLSGRIDQFKASPTAPHLREIKTLSEPVPLDREAILERYPAYPLQLLTYRELLIQAGRSDLGRDPAAETFRLELLFVEIGSGLTQSLVLDKTYDGLFVDHLDTLVDYLEAKQERLARLRSLSVRPAYDTPRPGQEHIQTELAEAFSQSQITLLEAPTGYGKTGVAWEYAARRLAAGQCDRVLYLTSKSTGQTEALTRLKALLSKATLSKSPESDSRSSASPPATFWHIRNKQEHCIHHEFRCSRQTCPYLAELHEKWKRSGLQRLYLLSQDELDLETLRAEGRVTGICPYEIMRAGLGQRDIWVGDYNYLFSPSSARLLADQADFDPARTFLIVDEAHNLPSRVASAYTHEFSVHPVYAALDDLNANKAPAALRNHFKILANLLTAGGNSPTRSATSDSEVDPATEADFRHSIGKVSELLNSEPLAYEELQPDTLELLFQISSAHAGQLRGELKHQLWSPHPGTFRLECIDASKLIQSQLSQYNGALFLSATLTPLESYLDEIGLEPGGGTAAPRASTHPQISHLTPPAPWRSEAYDVAIDLRVDTRFKSRRNHLPTTAATIAQAAEFAGPTIAFFPSYAYAKQAYEHLQLKHSELRVALQPRAGGSLADRNAYLEETLAFHDVLILILGSSYAEGVDTLGGKAGTAIVVSPALPEMNFIQEAKREHHDNLGHSGFERAYLHPGIQKVNQALGRLVRSPEHKVKALLHCQRFADPKTKRLLDPLYQSKSYIHEESDLREWLNK, encoded by the coding sequence ATGCAAATCGACGCCCGCAACCGCCAAGCTACCCTCAGCGTAGGAGAATTCTCCGCTTTCACGCCCTACGCGACTCCGGGCTTCGGCGGCGTTTCGGCCGCCTGGCGAGCCCAGCTCGGAACTGAATGGCATCAACGTATCCAAAGAGAATCCGCTGACGCCGGCGAAGGGATGCAAGACGAAGTCTCCCTTTCCGGAGCCCTCGCTTGGAGAAACTGGACCCTGCACCTCAGCGGCCGCATCGACCAGTTCAAGGCCTCCCCGACCGCGCCGCACCTTCGCGAAATCAAGACCCTTTCCGAGCCCGTTCCCCTCGACCGCGAGGCCATCCTCGAACGCTACCCCGCCTACCCGCTCCAGCTCCTCACCTACCGAGAGCTTCTCATCCAAGCAGGTAGGAGCGACCTGGGTCGCGACCCCGCTGCCGAGACTTTCCGACTTGAGCTCCTCTTCGTAGAAATCGGATCCGGCCTCACCCAATCCCTCGTTCTCGACAAAACCTACGACGGGCTCTTCGTCGACCATCTCGACACCCTTGTCGACTACCTCGAGGCCAAACAAGAACGTCTCGCCCGACTCCGCTCCCTCTCAGTGCGCCCCGCCTACGACACTCCACGTCCCGGCCAAGAGCACATCCAAACAGAGCTGGCCGAGGCCTTTTCCCAATCCCAGATCACTTTGCTGGAAGCTCCCACCGGTTACGGAAAAACGGGGGTTGCCTGGGAATACGCCGCTCGCCGCCTCGCCGCCGGCCAATGCGATCGCGTGCTCTACCTCACCTCCAAAAGCACCGGCCAAACCGAGGCCCTCACCCGCCTCAAAGCCCTTCTTTCCAAAGCCACCCTTTCAAAAAGCCCGGAAAGCGACTCCCGCAGTTCCGCCTCCCCCCCGGCCACTTTCTGGCACATTCGCAACAAGCAGGAACACTGCATCCACCACGAATTCCGCTGCTCCCGGCAAACCTGCCCCTACCTCGCCGAGCTGCACGAAAAATGGAAGCGCTCAGGCCTGCAGCGCCTCTACCTGCTCTCCCAAGACGAGCTCGACCTCGAGACCCTGCGGGCCGAAGGACGCGTCACCGGCATCTGCCCCTACGAGATCATGAGAGCCGGCCTCGGCCAGCGCGACATCTGGGTCGGCGACTACAATTACCTTTTCTCGCCCTCCTCCGCCCGTTTGCTCGCCGACCAAGCCGACTTCGACCCCGCCCGCACCTTCCTGATTGTCGACGAAGCCCACAACCTGCCGTCCCGAGTCGCCTCCGCCTACACCCACGAGTTCTCCGTCCACCCCGTCTACGCCGCCCTCGACGACCTCAACGCCAACAAGGCTCCCGCCGCCCTGCGCAACCACTTCAAAATCCTCGCCAACCTGCTCACCGCTGGAGGGAACAGCCCGACCCGGTCCGCAACAAGCGATTCAGAAGTCGATCCGGCCACCGAAGCCGATTTCCGCCACTCCATCGGCAAGGTCAGCGAATTGCTCAACAGCGAACCGCTTGCCTACGAGGAGTTGCAACCCGATACCCTCGAACTGCTTTTCCAAATCAGCTCCGCCCACGCCGGCCAGCTGCGAGGCGAACTCAAGCATCAACTTTGGTCACCCCATCCCGGGACCTTCCGCCTCGAGTGCATCGACGCCTCCAAGCTCATCCAGTCCCAGCTTTCCCAATACAACGGAGCCCTCTTCCTTTCCGCCACCCTCACCCCCCTAGAGTCCTACCTCGACGAAATCGGCCTAGAGCCGGGAGGTGGGACGGCCGCTCCGCGGGCGTCAACTCACCCCCAAATCAGCCACCTCACTCCGCCCGCTCCCTGGCGCAGCGAAGCCTACGACGTCGCCATCGACCTCCGCGTCGACACCCGCTTCAAATCGCGCCGTAACCACTTGCCCACTACCGCTGCTACAATCGCCCAAGCCGCAGAGTTCGCCGGCCCCACTATCGCCTTCTTCCCCAGCTACGCTTACGCCAAACAAGCTTACGAGCACCTGCAACTGAAGCACTCCGAGCTACGCGTCGCCCTGCAACCGAGAGCAGGCGGTAGCCTCGCCGACCGCAATGCGTACCTAGAGGAGACACTCGCCTTCCACGACGTGCTCATCCTCATCCTCGGCTCCTCCTACGCCGAAGGGGTCGACACCCTTGGCGGAAAAGCCGGAACTGCCATCGTAGTAAGCCCTGCCTTGCCCGAGATGAACTTCATCCAAGAAGCGAAACGCGAGCACCACGACAACCTGGGCCACAGCGGTTTCGAACGAGCCTACCTGCACCCCGGTATCCAAAAAGTGAATCAAGCCCTCGGCCGCCTCGTCCGCTCGCCCGAGCACAAGGTCAAAGCCCTCCTCCATTGCCAACGCTTCGCCGATCCCAAAACCAAGAGATTACTCGATCCCCTGTACCAGTCGAAAAGCTACATCCACGAAGAGAGCGACTTGAGGGAGTGGCTAAACAAGTAG
- a CDS encoding metallopeptidase family protein gives MKLPRYDWPELERVARDVVTECMSELPDEIRPAAEKVPCLFKRYHPNAPHIDPEAMYMLGEYIAYGDDSGSVDESGVIAIYMGAIAWYCEDEGLDYEDEIRKTYLHELGHHFGWDEEEVEERGL, from the coding sequence ATGAAACTTCCTCGATACGATTGGCCAGAACTAGAGCGCGTCGCCCGTGACGTGGTGACGGAGTGTATGTCGGAGCTGCCGGACGAAATCCGTCCCGCGGCAGAGAAGGTTCCTTGCCTCTTCAAGCGCTACCATCCGAACGCCCCGCATATCGATCCGGAAGCGATGTATATGTTAGGCGAATACATCGCTTACGGCGACGACTCCGGGAGCGTGGATGAAAGCGGAGTAATCGCTATCTACATGGGCGCCATCGCCTGGTATTGCGAAGACGAGGGCCTCGATTACGAGGACGAAATCCGCAAGACTTACCTGCACGAGCTCGGCCACCATTTCGGCTGGGACGAGGAGGAAGTGGAAGAGCGAGGTCTGTAA
- a CDS encoding M16 family metallopeptidase: protein MKSKHLSAYLSLLLFLPLFSLHAGYKLVQAPLEDDLMQVHIYELDNGLTVYLTENHETPTFRSEITVRAGSKDDPADATGLAHYLEHLLFKGNTEYGTSDWEKEKPHIERITELYEEHFHEEDPEERARIYQEINKESQLAAQYAIPSEFDTLISSLGGQGINAYTAPDRTVYLEELPSNRLEQWAKLESNRFKDPVFRLFQPELEIVYEEKNRSMDNKDRLIQEALFSLLYGEHPYGSQTALGSVEHLKKPSLKKIHEFFNAHYVANNMAVALSGDFQAEEAIEVVDKYFSSWKSGDIPEFTRPMPAPITEKKTVTVTYPGQENVIIGFDTAPTGHEDEPALKLVDMILDNANAGLINLNLNQQQRVAQAGSFPYIRNDAGSQFLYGAPKEGQSLEEVEALLLEQLEILKNGEFEEWILSAIVTDFEKNEKLAMETNAGRLRLISTAFGEKKEWADVVNEIDRMAALTKEDLVRVANKYFSKPYVAAYRKDGDYTPPTVPKPEFDPIDIDRSKRSEFAAELLAMESDPIEPEFLKKGDDYQVMKLGNGVRLFYVENPANDLFALSKVYELGSREMRELPMTAALLDKSGTSRLSPPELKKAWYALGADFGFSVGDHNTTLSVSGLEQNFDESLSLFQEVLLDSQGNADVLKELVAIQLKQKQDAMKEPSMIFNALRNYTRYGEESPFLTGLSSTEIKALSVEDLMSQLHLLSGYQHDYLYVGKMPIKDVAKKLKKLSKTKRALKPAPAPVLPKLHEPKSNEIVYVDWETAQSQIRIEFPGGIYDESERPMIETFNEYFYGGMGGIVFQEMREARALAYSVWAHFLVSSFEGGENLVMGFIGTQADKTVDSLAAYLDLWNNMPRSEDRFGVVKESLDNQFRVSKIGFRDVLGAVKAWERVGLEGDPRETRYERIMAGELEDLFEFYDAEIQGQPKMISILGPSTAIDMEALKQHGELRQVQISDIFVD from the coding sequence ATGAAATCAAAGCACCTTAGCGCCTACCTATCCCTTCTTCTCTTCCTTCCCCTCTTTTCCTTGCATGCCGGCTACAAGCTGGTGCAGGCGCCGCTCGAAGACGACCTCATGCAGGTTCACATCTACGAGTTGGACAATGGGCTAACGGTTTACCTGACCGAGAATCACGAAACTCCGACCTTCCGCTCCGAAATCACGGTGCGAGCGGGCTCCAAGGACGATCCGGCGGACGCGACAGGCTTGGCCCACTACCTCGAACATTTGCTTTTCAAGGGCAACACCGAATACGGCACCTCGGACTGGGAGAAGGAGAAGCCGCACATCGAACGTATCACCGAGCTGTACGAGGAGCACTTCCATGAAGAAGACCCGGAAGAGAGGGCTCGCATTTACCAGGAAATCAACAAGGAGTCGCAGCTGGCTGCCCAGTACGCGATCCCCAGCGAGTTCGATACGTTGATCTCCAGCTTGGGCGGGCAGGGCATTAACGCCTACACCGCTCCCGACCGCACAGTCTACCTCGAAGAATTGCCGTCCAACCGCCTCGAGCAATGGGCGAAGCTCGAGTCGAATCGTTTCAAGGATCCGGTCTTCCGCCTCTTCCAGCCGGAGCTCGAAATCGTTTACGAGGAAAAGAACCGTTCCATGGACAATAAGGACCGTTTGATCCAGGAAGCTCTCTTTTCGCTGCTCTATGGCGAACATCCCTACGGTTCGCAAACCGCTCTCGGCTCTGTTGAGCACCTCAAGAAGCCGTCGCTCAAGAAGATCCATGAGTTTTTCAATGCTCACTACGTGGCCAACAACATGGCAGTGGCGCTTTCCGGCGATTTCCAAGCGGAAGAGGCGATTGAGGTAGTCGATAAGTATTTCTCGTCGTGGAAATCTGGAGACATCCCAGAGTTTACCCGTCCGATGCCTGCCCCCATCACCGAAAAGAAGACCGTCACCGTTACCTATCCCGGGCAGGAGAATGTGATCATCGGATTCGACACAGCTCCCACCGGCCATGAAGACGAGCCGGCCCTTAAGCTGGTCGATATGATCTTGGACAACGCGAACGCGGGCTTGATCAATTTGAACCTCAACCAGCAGCAACGCGTGGCTCAAGCGGGCTCGTTCCCTTACATTCGCAACGACGCAGGCAGCCAGTTCCTCTACGGCGCTCCCAAGGAAGGGCAGAGCTTGGAGGAAGTGGAAGCGCTTTTGCTGGAGCAGCTGGAAATCCTCAAGAATGGGGAATTCGAGGAATGGATCCTTTCGGCCATCGTGACGGATTTCGAGAAGAACGAAAAGCTGGCCATGGAGACTAACGCGGGAAGGTTGAGGCTCATCAGCACCGCCTTCGGCGAGAAGAAAGAGTGGGCGGATGTGGTCAACGAGATCGACCGCATGGCGGCGTTGACGAAGGAAGACCTGGTTCGCGTGGCCAACAAGTATTTCTCCAAGCCCTATGTAGCCGCGTATCGAAAAGATGGAGACTACACGCCGCCGACGGTGCCGAAGCCAGAATTCGATCCCATCGACATCGACCGCAGCAAGCGCTCGGAATTCGCGGCTGAGTTGCTTGCAATGGAGTCGGACCCGATCGAGCCGGAGTTTCTGAAGAAGGGCGACGACTATCAGGTGATGAAGCTGGGCAACGGAGTGCGTCTCTTCTACGTTGAGAACCCAGCCAACGATCTGTTTGCATTGTCCAAGGTCTACGAACTGGGCAGTCGAGAAATGCGTGAGCTGCCAATGACGGCCGCCTTGTTGGACAAGTCCGGTACGTCGAGGCTCTCCCCGCCGGAACTTAAAAAAGCGTGGTATGCCTTAGGGGCGGACTTCGGTTTCTCGGTTGGCGACCACAACACGACTTTGAGCGTGAGCGGTTTGGAGCAAAATTTCGACGAGTCGCTTTCGCTGTTCCAGGAAGTGCTACTGGATTCCCAAGGGAATGCAGATGTTTTGAAAGAGTTGGTCGCAATCCAGCTGAAGCAGAAGCAAGATGCCATGAAGGAGCCGAGCATGATCTTCAACGCGTTGCGCAACTACACGCGCTACGGCGAAGAATCGCCCTTTTTGACAGGGCTCTCCTCCACGGAAATCAAGGCCCTAAGCGTGGAAGATTTGATGAGTCAGTTGCATCTACTTTCTGGATACCAACACGATTATTTGTACGTCGGAAAGATGCCGATCAAGGACGTTGCCAAAAAGTTGAAGAAGCTTTCCAAGACCAAGCGAGCCCTGAAGCCGGCCCCGGCTCCGGTCTTGCCGAAGCTTCATGAGCCGAAGTCGAACGAGATCGTTTACGTCGACTGGGAGACGGCCCAGTCGCAGATTCGCATCGAGTTTCCGGGTGGCATTTACGACGAGTCGGAGCGACCCATGATCGAGACCTTCAACGAGTATTTCTATGGCGGAATGGGCGGAATCGTCTTCCAGGAAATGCGCGAAGCGCGGGCCTTGGCTTACTCCGTTTGGGCTCATTTCTTGGTTTCCAGCTTCGAGGGTGGAGAAAATCTGGTGATGGGCTTTATCGGTACTCAGGCTGACAAGACGGTCGATTCGCTGGCTGCCTACCTCGATCTTTGGAATAATATGCCACGATCCGAGGACCGCTTTGGTGTGGTGAAGGAGTCGCTCGATAACCAGTTCCGCGTTTCCAAGATCGGCTTCCGCGACGTTCTCGGCGCCGTCAAGGCTTGGGAGCGGGTGGGGCTCGAAGGTGACCCGCGTGAAACGCGCTACGAACGAATCATGGCGGGCGAATTGGAGGACCTCTTCGAGTTCTACGATGCTGAGATTCAGGGGCAGCCCAAGATGATTTCCATTCTCGGCCCTTCGACGGCCATCGACATGGAAGCGCTCAAGCAGCATGGCGAGCTGCGCCAGGTTCAGATCAGCGATATTTTCGTGGACTAA
- a CDS encoding ABC transporter ATP-binding protein has protein sequence MSASQEVMLAVRNLTIEFQTDESTVRAVDDLSFDLHKNEILGIVGESGSGKSVTGLSLLRLVPAPVGKIVRGSAVYDGRDLMSMPISELIKIRGREIGIIFQEPMTALSPLMTIGDQFVETLQLHFDITKKEARERAIEWLAKVGIPSPEERMGAYPFEFSGGMRQRVMIASVLMLDPKIIIADEPTTALDVTTQRQIFELILQVKSEDSSIIFITHDMGVIWQLCDRVMVMERSRKVEEGKLRDLFASPKEGYTRKLLSSVPRLTDEPIAREGLSLPILTVENLKTWFPIKKGIFSRTVGHIKAVDDVSLEIMEGETLAVVGESGSGKSTLGRTILGLEKALSGKVTFRGQQLVGMKMAELKTLRRDMQIVFQDPFSSLNPRMTILDILTEGMEEHRLLEGKSKADVAVRLMEEVGLSADQIYRYPHEFSGGQRQRICIARAMSLRPQLIILDEAVSALDVTIQAQVIDLLMELQERHNLSYLFISHDLSVVKRIAERTAVMRRGKIVEYGLTKDVIGNPQSEYSQKLLAAVPVPGSEDSRLSIRKG, from the coding sequence ATGAGTGCTAGCCAAGAAGTCATGCTCGCGGTCAGAAACTTGACCATCGAATTCCAGACAGATGAATCGACGGTGAGAGCTGTCGACGATCTCTCGTTCGATCTGCACAAGAACGAGATACTTGGGATTGTTGGGGAGTCTGGTAGTGGAAAATCGGTTACGGGCCTCAGCTTGCTGCGCTTGGTCCCTGCTCCAGTCGGTAAAATAGTCAGAGGTTCTGCCGTTTACGACGGACGTGACTTGATGTCGATGCCGATAAGCGAGCTAATCAAGATTCGTGGTCGGGAGATTGGCATCATTTTCCAGGAACCGATGACGGCTCTCTCGCCCTTGATGACGATAGGGGATCAATTCGTCGAGACCCTGCAACTGCATTTCGACATCACGAAGAAGGAAGCTCGAGAGAGAGCGATTGAGTGGCTAGCAAAGGTTGGAATTCCATCTCCAGAGGAGCGAATGGGAGCCTACCCGTTCGAGTTTTCGGGGGGCATGAGGCAACGCGTGATGATTGCCTCCGTCCTCATGCTGGATCCCAAGATCATCATCGCCGACGAGCCGACGACGGCCCTTGACGTGACGACTCAGCGCCAAATCTTCGAATTGATTTTACAGGTCAAAAGCGAAGACAGCTCGATCATCTTTATTACTCACGACATGGGGGTAATCTGGCAGCTCTGTGACCGGGTGATGGTCATGGAGAGATCTCGCAAGGTCGAAGAAGGGAAGCTGAGAGACCTTTTTGCGTCGCCAAAAGAAGGATACACGCGTAAGTTGCTTTCCTCTGTTCCGCGGCTTACCGATGAGCCAATCGCCCGTGAAGGCCTGAGTCTACCGATTTTGACTGTAGAAAATCTGAAGACTTGGTTCCCTATCAAGAAAGGGATCTTTTCTAGGACGGTGGGGCACATCAAGGCGGTCGATGACGTTAGCCTAGAGATCATGGAAGGGGAGACTCTCGCTGTGGTAGGAGAATCGGGCAGCGGCAAAAGCACTTTGGGGCGAACGATCCTAGGGCTGGAAAAGGCTCTCTCCGGCAAGGTGACGTTTCGAGGGCAGCAATTGGTGGGCATGAAGATGGCGGAGCTCAAGACCCTGCGCCGCGATATGCAGATCGTGTTTCAAGATCCTTTCTCCTCCTTGAATCCGCGTATGACGATTTTGGATATCCTAACGGAGGGGATGGAGGAGCATCGATTGCTGGAGGGGAAGTCGAAGGCGGATGTCGCAGTGCGCCTGATGGAAGAAGTCGGACTTTCCGCGGACCAAATCTATCGCTATCCACATGAGTTCAGCGGAGGGCAGCGACAACGGATCTGTATCGCTCGAGCCATGTCTTTGCGCCCGCAGCTGATCATCCTGGATGAGGCAGTCAGCGCTCTGGACGTAACGATCCAGGCGCAGGTCATTGACCTGTTGATGGAGCTTCAGGAACGCCATAACTTGTCATACCTCTTTATCTCGCATGATCTCAGCGTGGTAAAGCGTATCGCGGAACGAACTGCTGTCATGCGTCGTGGCAAGATCGTCGAATACGGATTGACCAAAGACGTGATCGGCAACCCGCAAAGTGAGTATTCTCAGAAACTGCTCGCAGCCGTACCTGTCCCTGGCAGTGAGGACAGTCGACTCTCAATCCGAAAAGGCTAA